A genomic segment from Leptolyngbyaceae cyanobacterium encodes:
- the petG gene encoding cytochrome b6-f complex subunit PetG — translation MVEPLLSGIVLGLILVTLSGLFVAAYMQYKRGNQLGI, via the coding sequence GTGGTAGAACCCTTACTTTCCGGAATCGTGCTCGGCTTGATACTGGTTACCCTCTCTGGGCTGTTTGTCGCTGCATATATGCAGTATAAGCGCGGCAATCAACTGGGTATCTAA